One region of Roseovarius faecimaris genomic DNA includes:
- a CDS encoding ABC transporter ATP-binding protein: MSTPLLTLSGLTKAYPGVVANDDVSMQIGTGQVHALLGENGAGKSTLVKMIYGLVKPDSGTMTLQGIPFAPSEPRAARAAGVAMVFQHFSLFEALNVAENIAMGMENPPRMRDLATRIRDVSETYGLPLDPYRTVGDLSAGERQRVEIIRCLLQDPKLLIMDEPTSVLTPQEVEILFQTLRKLTADGVAILYISHKLEEIRALCDHATILRQGRNVGTCVPSETTAREMAEMMVGTAFQLPARSKRDPGDVALDVTGLSLTSPSAFGTPLRNVHFTIRQGEILGIGGVAGNGQDELLGALSGELLSDAGAITLKGEPIGCMGPNARRARGMLAAPEERLGHAAAPDMSLIENALLTGAQREKLVTRGFLKWADATGFAHRIIEAFDVRTPGPENAARALSGGNLQKFVIGREVLQRPDVLVVNQPTWGVDAAAAAAIRQALLDLAANGTAVICISQDLDELMEISDRFCAINEGRLSDIRPAKELSVDEIGLMMGGAHGMEVAHDPA, encoded by the coding sequence ATGAGCACACCCTTGCTGACCTTGAGCGGGCTGACGAAAGCCTATCCCGGTGTCGTGGCGAATGATGATGTCTCGATGCAGATTGGTACGGGTCAGGTTCACGCGCTTCTGGGAGAGAACGGCGCGGGCAAATCCACCCTGGTCAAGATGATCTATGGTCTGGTCAAACCCGACAGCGGCACGATGACACTCCAAGGCATCCCCTTTGCTCCGAGCGAGCCCAGAGCGGCGCGGGCGGCGGGTGTGGCGATGGTGTTTCAGCATTTCTCGCTGTTCGAGGCGCTGAATGTGGCCGAGAATATCGCAATGGGGATGGAGAACCCGCCGCGCATGCGGGACCTCGCCACCCGTATCCGGGATGTCTCGGAAACCTATGGCCTGCCGCTCGACCCTTACCGGACAGTGGGCGATCTTTCTGCCGGGGAACGCCAGCGGGTGGAAATCATCCGCTGCCTTTTGCAGGATCCGAAACTTCTGATCATGGACGAGCCCACCTCGGTGCTGACACCGCAGGAGGTGGAAATCCTGTTTCAAACCCTGCGCAAACTAACGGCAGACGGGGTCGCGATCCTCTATATCTCGCACAAGCTGGAGGAAATCCGTGCCTTGTGCGATCACGCAACCATCCTGCGGCAAGGGCGCAATGTGGGCACCTGTGTGCCGTCCGAGACCACGGCGCGCGAGATGGCCGAGATGATGGTCGGCACCGCGTTCCAGCTCCCGGCGCGGTCCAAGAGGGACCCGGGCGACGTGGCGCTGGATGTCACCGGCCTGTCGCTCACTTCGCCCAGCGCCTTCGGCACGCCGCTTCGGAATGTTCACTTCACAATACGTCAGGGTGAGATCCTCGGGATCGGTGGTGTGGCGGGCAACGGACAGGATGAACTGCTTGGCGCCTTGTCCGGCGAACTGCTCTCGGACGCGGGTGCGATCACCCTGAAGGGCGAACCGATCGGCTGCATGGGTCCGAATGCGCGGCGCGCGCGGGGGATGCTGGCCGCACCCGAGGAGCGGCTTGGCCACGCTGCTGCCCCGGACATGAGCCTGATTGAGAATGCCCTGCTCACCGGGGCGCAGCGCGAGAAACTCGTCACCCGCGGTTTTCTGAAATGGGCCGATGCGACGGGCTTTGCCCACCGGATCATCGAGGCCTTTGACGTGCGCACACCGGGGCCGGAAAACGCGGCGCGCGCCCTTTCGGGCGGCAATCTGCAAAAATTCGTCATTGGACGCGAGGTGTTGCAGCGCCCTGACGTTTTGGTGGTCAACCAGCCGACCTGGGGCGTCGATGCCGCGGCCGCCGCCGCCATCCGTCAGGCGCTTCTGGATCTGGCAGCGAATGGGACAGCGGTGATCTGTATCAGCCAGGATCTGGATGAACTGATGGAAATCTCTGACCGGTTCTGTGCGATCAATGAGGGGCGGCTGTCGGATATCAGACCCGCGAAAGAGTTGAGCGTCGATGAGATCGGGCTGATGATGGGCGGCGCGCATGGCATGGAGGTGGCGCATGATCCGGCTTGA
- a CDS encoding ABC transporter permease, whose protein sequence is MIRLEKRPQPSRLWTYLTPLVAVIATMIAGGALFATLGENPVTAIATIFWEPLFGEFAFYYRPQLLIKGAPLILIAIGLSLGFRAGIWNIGAEGQYIIGALTGAAVGLAFYPLEAWYIFPLMVMAGALGGWAWAMIPALLKVRFGTNEILVSLMLVYVAEQLLASMALGPLRNPDGMGFPGSRNFQQYGSAHNAELIAGTGMHWGVVAAMIAVIFAYVLLNRHILGFHIRLTGQAPKAARFAGVRPARLILFCLGTSGALAGLAGLFEVSGPAGQVSIDFNVGYGFTAIIVAFLGRLHPVGILLAGLLMALTYIGGEIAQSNLGLPAAAIQMFQGMLLFFLLAIDVLTNFRIRRTGREAV, encoded by the coding sequence ATGATCCGGCTTGAGAAGCGCCCGCAACCCTCGCGACTCTGGACGTACCTCACGCCACTTGTGGCGGTGATTGCCACCATGATCGCCGGGGGCGCACTTTTTGCCACATTGGGCGAAAACCCGGTCACGGCAATTGCGACGATCTTCTGGGAGCCGCTTTTTGGCGAGTTCGCGTTTTATTACCGCCCGCAACTCCTGATCAAAGGCGCGCCGCTCATTCTGATTGCCATCGGCCTGTCCCTCGGGTTTCGCGCGGGCATCTGGAATATCGGGGCCGAAGGCCAGTACATCATAGGTGCGCTGACAGGTGCGGCGGTGGGCCTGGCCTTCTACCCGCTTGAGGCGTGGTACATCTTTCCGCTGATGGTCATGGCGGGCGCGCTTGGCGGCTGGGCCTGGGCGATGATCCCGGCGCTTCTGAAGGTGCGGTTCGGAACCAATGAAATCCTTGTTTCGCTGATGCTGGTCTATGTGGCCGAGCAGCTTCTGGCCTCGATGGCGCTTGGCCCTTTGCGCAACCCGGACGGCATGGGCTTTCCCGGCTCGCGCAATTTTCAGCAATATGGCTCAGCCCACAATGCCGAGCTGATTGCGGGAACGGGGATGCATTGGGGCGTGGTGGCGGCGATGATCGCAGTGATCTTTGCCTATGTCCTTTTGAACCGGCATATCCTGGGCTTTCACATCCGCCTGACCGGGCAGGCCCCCAAGGCGGCGCGTTTTGCCGGGGTCAGGCCCGCGCGGCTGATCCTGTTTTGCCTCGGCACGTCCGGCGCGCTGGCGGGGTTGGCGGGGCTTTTCGAAGTGTCGGGACCGGCGGGACAGGTGAGCATCGATTTCAACGTGGGCTATGGCTTCACGGCGATCATCGTGGCCTTTTTGGGCCGGTTGCATCCGGTGGGCATCTTGCTGGCCGGGCTGTTGATGGCGCTGACCTATATCGGTGGCGAAATTGCACAGAGCAACCTGGGCCTGCCAGCCGCGGCGATCCAGATGTTTCAGGGGATGCTGCTCTTTTTCCTGCTGGCGATTGATGTGCTGACGAATTTCCGCATCCGGCGGACAGGGCGGGAGGCCGTTTGA
- a CDS encoding ABC transporter permease — translation MDLSSISPTLLLASLMVAATPILLAALGELVVERAGVLNLGVEGMMITGAICGFAIAVNTGSPLLGFAAAAVGGALLSLLFALLTQIALANHVASGLALTLFGLGLSALLGQGYVGIKPPPTGKLDIPLLSDIPFFGPVLFSHDIMVYVGLALTLAVWVMLKHTRIGLILRAVGENHDAAHALGYKVVRVRIMAILFGGACAGLGGAYISLIRVPQWTEGMTAGAGWIALALVVFASWKAGRVLLGAYLFGGVTVLQLNLQAAGVALPVEYLSMSPYVITILVLVIMSADRSRAPASLGRTFHASG, via the coding sequence ATGGATCTGAGTTCTATTTCCCCTACCCTTCTGCTGGCCTCACTGATGGTGGCCGCGACGCCAATCCTGCTCGCCGCCCTGGGAGAGCTGGTCGTCGAGCGTGCGGGCGTACTGAACCTCGGGGTGGAAGGCATGATGATCACCGGGGCGATCTGCGGCTTTGCCATCGCGGTGAATACCGGCTCGCCCCTGCTGGGCTTTGCTGCGGCAGCGGTCGGCGGCGCGCTTCTGTCGCTGCTTTTCGCGCTACTCACCCAGATCGCTCTGGCCAATCATGTGGCGAGCGGGCTGGCGCTCACGCTCTTTGGCCTCGGGCTGAGCGCGCTATTGGGTCAAGGCTATGTGGGCATCAAACCGCCACCCACGGGCAAGCTCGACATCCCGCTGCTGAGCGACATCCCTTTCTTCGGGCCGGTGCTCTTTTCGCATGACATCATGGTCTATGTCGGCCTCGCACTCACCCTGGCCGTCTGGGTCATGCTCAAACACACGCGCATTGGCCTGATCCTGCGCGCGGTGGGCGAGAACCACGACGCCGCCCATGCGCTTGGTTACAAGGTGGTGCGGGTGCGGATCATGGCGATCCTCTTTGGCGGGGCCTGCGCGGGTCTGGGCGGGGCCTATATCAGCCTGATCCGCGTGCCCCAATGGACCGAAGGGATGACGGCAGGGGCCGGATGGATCGCCCTCGCACTGGTCGTCTTTGCAAGCTGGAAAGCAGGCCGAGTGCTCTTGGGTGCCTATTTGTTTGGCGGTGTAACTGTGTTGCAGCTCAACCTTCAGGCGGCAGGGGTTGCACTTCCTGTCGAATACCTTTCCATGTCGCCCTATGTGATTACCATATTGGTGCTGGTCATCATGTCGGCGGACCGCTCGCGCGCGCCCGCCTCGCTTGGCCGTACCTTCCATGCCTCGGGCTGA
- a CDS encoding BMP family ABC transporter substrate-binding protein — translation MKLTRLLTGAALALGLAGAAVADDKTKVGFIYVGPIGDGGWTYEHDKGRLAVEEHFGDKVETVYQESVPEGADAERAITQMALQGADLIFTTSFGYMDPTVNVAAKFPNVKFEHATGYKTADNVSTYSARFYEGRAIQGHIAGKMTKSNIIGYIASYPIPEVIRGINSAYIHAKKVNPDVEFKIIWAFTWFDPAKEADAATALIEQGADVILQHTDSTAPQAAAEKAGGVITFGQASDMSEYAPFPRVSSIIDNWAPYYIARTQAVMDGTWESVQTWDGISTGMVGIGEITDAVPEDVKAEALAMKAAIAAGEYHPFTGPLKKQDGSDWLAEGKVADDGTLLGMNFYVEGLTGEIPQ, via the coding sequence ATGAAACTCACAAGACTTCTGACCGGTGCTGCCCTTGCGCTTGGTCTGGCCGGGGCGGCCGTGGCCGACGACAAGACCAAGGTCGGGTTCATCTATGTTGGCCCCATCGGTGACGGTGGCTGGACCTACGAGCATGACAAGGGTCGGCTCGCGGTCGAAGAGCATTTTGGCGACAAGGTCGAGACGGTCTATCAGGAAAGCGTGCCGGAAGGCGCTGATGCGGAGCGGGCAATCACGCAGATGGCGCTGCAGGGGGCGGACCTGATCTTTACCACCTCCTTTGGCTACATGGACCCCACCGTGAACGTGGCCGCCAAGTTTCCGAATGTGAAGTTTGAGCACGCAACCGGCTACAAGACCGCCGACAATGTGAGCACCTATTCGGCGCGGTTCTACGAAGGTCGGGCCATTCAGGGCCATATCGCCGGCAAGATGACCAAGTCGAATATCATCGGCTATATCGCCTCCTATCCGATCCCCGAAGTGATCCGGGGCATCAACTCGGCCTATATCCACGCCAAGAAGGTGAACCCGGATGTGGAGTTCAAGATCATCTGGGCCTTCACCTGGTTTGATCCCGCCAAGGAAGCCGACGCAGCCACCGCGCTGATCGAACAGGGCGCGGATGTGATCCTGCAACATACCGATTCCACCGCACCTCAGGCGGCCGCCGAAAAGGCCGGGGGTGTGATCACCTTCGGACAGGCCTCGGATATGAGCGAATATGCCCCCTTCCCGCGCGTGAGCTCGATCATCGACAACTGGGCGCCCTACTACATCGCCCGCACTCAGGCGGTGATGGATGGCACATGGGAAAGTGTGCAGACCTGGGACGGGATCAGCACCGGCATGGTCGGTATCGGCGAGATCACCGATGCAGTACCTGAGGATGTGAAAGCCGAGGCGCTGGCCATGAAAGCCGCGATTGCCGCGGGCGAATACCATCCCTTCACCGGCCCGCTGAAAAAGCAGGACGGCAGCGACTGGCTGGCCGAGGGCAAAGTGGCCGATGATGGCACGCTTCTGGGCATGAACTTCTATGTCGAAGGGCTGACCGGAGAGATCCCGCAATAA
- a CDS encoding DUF938 domain-containing protein: MKPPRPLPRTASVAEPVQGAMLSAPAAERNAAAILDVIHEFAPSDGRALELASGTGQHVVAFARALPGLTWQPSEPDPARRASIDAWAEQAGLPNLRQAIALDACAPGWGMVHAGQKLILLVNLLHLISTPEAKTLLREAATALAPGGRLMLYGPFLRDGQTTSDGDARFHANLRASDPAIGYKDDADMTRWLKDKGLHLLSIRPMPANNLFFIVEKPI; encoded by the coding sequence ATGAAACCTCCTCGCCCGCTGCCCCGGACGGCCTCGGTTGCTGAGCCGGTTCAGGGTGCCATGCTCAGCGCCCCGGCAGCGGAACGCAACGCTGCGGCGATCCTTGACGTGATCCACGAGTTTGCGCCCTCAGACGGCCGCGCGTTGGAGCTTGCAAGCGGTACGGGGCAACATGTCGTGGCCTTTGCACGCGCCTTGCCCGGATTGACCTGGCAGCCAAGCGAGCCGGATCCCGCCCGCCGCGCCAGCATCGACGCCTGGGCGGAGCAGGCCGGTCTGCCCAATCTGCGCCAGGCCATCGCGCTGGATGCCTGCGCGCCCGGTTGGGGGATGGTCCATGCCGGGCAGAAGCTGATCCTGCTGGTGAACCTGCTGCATCTGATCAGCACGCCAGAGGCGAAAACCCTCCTTCGCGAAGCCGCCACCGCCCTTGCGCCGGGCGGGCGGCTGATGCTTTACGGCCCGTTCCTGCGCGATGGTCAGACCACCTCGGATGGCGACGCGCGGTTCCATGCGAACCTGCGCGCCTCGGATCCTGCCATTGGCTACAAGGATGACGCCGATATGACCCGCTGGCTGAAAGACAAGGGCTTGCACCTGCTGAGCATCCGCCCAATGCCTGCAAACAATCTTTTCTTCATCGTGGAAAAGCCGATCTGA
- a CDS encoding carboxymuconolactone decarboxylase family protein, translating to MSWSDKIDTTRKNLRGLNTAIPDTARAFGALGKAVKEGGTLEFKTKEFVALGIAVGLRCEDCIGLHVAALVRAGATREEIGDVLAMTIQMGGGPAMMYAAKAMACFDELSGTA from the coding sequence ATGTCCTGGAGCGACAAGATCGACACCACCCGCAAGAACCTGCGCGGGCTTAACACAGCCATCCCCGACACCGCCCGTGCCTTTGGCGCGCTTGGCAAAGCCGTCAAGGAGGGCGGCACTCTGGAATTCAAGACCAAGGAGTTCGTGGCGCTCGGCATTGCCGTTGGTCTGCGCTGTGAGGATTGCATTGGACTGCACGTCGCGGCCTTGGTGCGTGCGGGAGCCACACGCGAAGAGATCGGCGATGTGTTGGCCATGACGATCCAGATGGGCGGGGGACCCGCCATGATGTACGCCGCAAAGGCCATGGCTTGTTTCGACGAACTCAGCGGCACGGCCTGA
- a CDS encoding glycoside hydrolase family 25 protein encodes MRFVQCFCLVFVALTFTLGMAEAKPRSFGDSDPVEFGRKGPERYPVHGVDAARFQQKVNWRQAKRAGVAFAFIKATEGGDLLDPMFGVNWNGARTAGIPTGAYHFYYFCTKPRVQARWFIRNVPRKRGALPPVLDVEWNPFSPTCTTRPPPKEVRRVMTIWLNVVERHYGQRPIIYTTPDFYKTNELYHFRGEEFWLRSTARPVDDVYPGQAWTFWQYTGTGLVPGFEGEVDINAFRGTKRQWRVWLKSRTR; translated from the coding sequence ATGCGGTTCGTGCAATGCTTTTGCCTGGTGTTTGTGGCGCTGACCTTCACCCTCGGGATGGCCGAGGCCAAACCTCGCAGTTTTGGCGACAGCGATCCGGTGGAGTTTGGCCGCAAAGGGCCGGAGCGTTACCCGGTGCACGGCGTCGATGCGGCACGGTTTCAGCAGAAGGTAAACTGGCGGCAGGCTAAGCGCGCCGGAGTTGCCTTTGCCTTTATCAAGGCCACAGAGGGTGGCGATCTGCTCGATCCTATGTTCGGTGTCAATTGGAACGGCGCAAGGACGGCGGGCATTCCAACAGGAGCCTACCATTTCTATTATTTCTGTACCAAGCCGCGTGTACAGGCGCGCTGGTTCATCCGGAACGTACCGCGCAAGCGGGGGGCGCTCCCGCCTGTGCTGGATGTCGAATGGAACCCGTTTTCGCCCACCTGTACAACACGCCCGCCCCCCAAGGAAGTCCGCCGGGTAATGACGATCTGGCTGAACGTGGTTGAGCGCCATTACGGCCAGCGCCCGATCATCTATACGACGCCGGATTTCTACAAGACCAACGAGTTATACCACTTCCGGGGTGAAGAATTCTGGCTGCGCTCGACCGCCCGACCGGTTGACGATGTCTATCCCGGACAGGCCTGGACCTTCTGGCAATATACCGGAACCGGCTTGGTGCCCGGCTTCGAGGGCGAAGTGGATATCAACGCCTTTCGCGGAACGAAACGGCAATGGCGCGTCTGGTTGAAAAGCCGCACGAGGTAA